The window TCACGGATTTTGTTATCGAAAATTTAGCAAGAAGAGAAGAACCTATTATATTTGTTCTCTGGGGAAAGCCGGCACAAACAAAACGAACAATTATTGAAAAGTATGGTGATCACCATTTTGTTTTACAGGCACCACATCCAAGTCCGTTAAGTGCCCATCGAGGTTTTTTTGGCAGTAAACCTTTCTCAAAAATTAATAATAAGTTAATTGAATGGGGCCAAGTACCAATTGATTGGTGTTTGGAGGATTAGAGTGGTACTGAGTAGTCGTCCAAAACAAAAGAGAAGTTGCTCATAAGTGACAAAGCCGCTCGAAAGGCAGCGAACAGCTCTTAAAGAAACGAAGGTAGCTCACTACAAAAGAAACTCAATCGTTATGAACCATAGAGCTCCGACTCACATAGCTTTTCACAGTATTTGAAATCTGTTAAATTGGAATAGAAAGTAGGGAAGTGGTTATGAAAGTAAACTGTTTTAAATGCCGGTATTTTCGTGTGACATGGGACGCCCGTAATCCTCGCTCTTGCACAGCTTATAACTTTAAAACAAAGCAGCTTCCTTCAGTAGTAGTAAAACAATCTTCTGGTCTGGACTGCATGCAGTTTTCACCTAAACAAACAGTAGGGGAGCCCTAGAGAATGATTTCATATCAAGCGTTGTTACTAGAAATTGAGCAGCTTGTAGCCGGTACTAAAAATAGTACGGACGAACAGTATATTCGTGAACAATTAAGTGCCATTCGAGCATTATGCAATGTTGGATTATCTAATGGCAATCAAAATTCAACAACAAAAGTACAAGCCTATACGTCAGCTTTGATTACGCAACCATTACAAAGCTTTCAATCAAACCCAATCTCGACGCAATCACCTAATATTGTTCAAAATTCCAATACTCTTAATGGTGGGAAGCTGAAAGAAGATGATGCGAATGGTGAATCCATTTTCGACTTTTAAATGTGGGGAAGTTCAAGGTTAAAAAATTACCCTACCAATCACCATACAGTCGGAGCCGGTTCTAAACTGCTTACTTAAAAATTATACATAAAAGAGAGGTTTATACATGAAGGGATCAATTATTTCAGGTGCAATTCACGGATTTTTAGTAGTTGCTTTAGGTGCATTTGGAGCACATGCTCTTGATAACGTTTTAGATGAGTACGGCATTGGAATTTGGG is drawn from Lysinibacillus sp. SGAir0095 and contains these coding sequences:
- a CDS encoding uracil-DNA glycosylase produces the protein MKVNCFKCRYFRVTWDARNPRSCTAYNFKTKQLPSVVVKQSSGLDCMQFSPKQTVGEP
- a CDS encoding YwdI family protein; this translates as MISYQALLLEIEQLVAGTKNSTDEQYIREQLSAIRALCNVGLSNGNQNSTTKVQAYTSALITQPLQSFQSNPISTQSPNIVQNSNTLNGGKLKEDDANGESIFDF